The Corynebacterium confusum genome has a window encoding:
- a CDS encoding FKBP-type peptidyl-prolyl cis-trans isomerase, translating into MDKPQIEAHTEPAPTDVVIEDIVVGDGEEAQPGGLVEVHYVGADYETNQEFDSSWDRGQSIEFPLTGLIAGWQEGIPGMKVGGRRQLIIPPEKAYGPAGGGHPLSGRTLVFVIDLLRAS; encoded by the coding sequence ATGGATAAGCCACAGATCGAAGCCCACACGGAGCCGGCGCCGACTGACGTCGTCATCGAGGACATCGTCGTCGGCGACGGAGAGGAGGCACAGCCGGGTGGGCTGGTCGAGGTTCACTACGTGGGCGCGGATTACGAGACCAACCAGGAATTCGACTCTTCCTGGGACCGGGGCCAGTCCATCGAGTTCCCGCTGACCGGTCTGATTGCCGGTTGGCAGGAGGGCATCCCTGGCATGAAGGTGGGCGGGCGTCGCCAGCTCATCATCCCGCCGGAGAAGGCCTATGGCCCGGCCGGCGGCGGGCACCCGCTGTCCGGTCGGACGCTGGTCTTCGTCATTGACCTGCTGCGCGCTTCCTAG
- a CDS encoding aldo/keto reductase, with protein sequence METMTVPSVNFHDDRSMPQLGLGTYKLYGEECISVVREAIELGYRHFDTATLYENEEALGQALNDAISAGDVTRDELFVTSKAWHDHHGAEKVQEAFTESLRKLGLDYLDLYMIHWPWPQGGLFVETFESIARLQGMGQIASVGVANFYEEPLQEIIDQTGVVPVVNQVELHPGFTQPELRSFHAEHDIITEAWSPLARGVVLSNPVIEEVAHKHSASPGQIALAYLMDKGISVIPKSAKPERLKENLGAVDVELEAADIEAIDGLEDQQGFGRMFKDPREFPGVNA encoded by the coding sequence ATGGAGACTATGACAGTTCCATCAGTTAACTTCCACGACGACCGCTCTATGCCGCAGCTGGGCCTGGGCACCTACAAGCTCTACGGTGAGGAGTGCATCTCCGTGGTGCGCGAGGCCATCGAGCTGGGCTACCGTCATTTCGACACCGCCACCCTCTACGAAAACGAGGAAGCCTTGGGCCAGGCGCTCAACGATGCCATCAGTGCTGGCGACGTGACCCGCGATGAGCTGTTCGTGACCTCGAAGGCGTGGCACGATCATCACGGCGCGGAGAAGGTCCAGGAGGCTTTTACCGAGTCACTGCGGAAGCTGGGCCTAGACTACCTGGATTTGTACATGATCCATTGGCCGTGGCCGCAGGGCGGGCTGTTCGTGGAGACCTTCGAGTCCATCGCCCGGCTGCAGGGCATGGGGCAGATCGCCTCAGTGGGCGTGGCGAATTTCTACGAGGAGCCGCTGCAGGAGATCATTGACCAGACCGGCGTGGTGCCGGTGGTCAACCAGGTCGAGCTACACCCGGGTTTTACCCAGCCGGAGCTGCGAAGCTTCCATGCCGAGCACGACATTATCACCGAGGCCTGGTCGCCCCTGGCCCGTGGCGTCGTGTTGAGCAACCCAGTCATCGAGGAGGTCGCCCACAAGCACTCCGCCTCCCCGGGCCAGATCGCCTTGGCCTACCTCATGGATAAGGGGATTTCGGTCATCCCGAAGTCGGCGAAGCCCGAGCGGCTGAAGGAGAACCTGGGCGCGGTCGACGTCGAGCTAGAGGCGGCCGACATCGAGGCCATCGACGGCCTGGAGGACCAGCAGGGCTTCGGCCGCATGTTTAAGGATCCGCGCGAATTCCCGGGGGTCAACGCTTAA
- a CDS encoding DUF485 domain-containing protein encodes MQKSPQFSELRGSYRKFAFPMTVAFFVWYVLYVVMAVFMPGFMGQSLGGNWNVGLVFGLLQFVTTFLITWIYVKYANKNIEPRAAAIRKELEG; translated from the coding sequence ATGCAAAAGTCGCCGCAGTTTTCTGAACTGCGCGGCTCTTACCGGAAGTTCGCCTTCCCCATGACGGTGGCGTTTTTCGTGTGGTACGTCCTCTATGTGGTGATGGCCGTGTTCATGCCGGGCTTTATGGGGCAATCCCTGGGCGGTAACTGGAACGTCGGCCTGGTCTTCGGTCTTTTGCAGTTCGTGACCACGTTCTTGATCACGTGGATTTACGTCAAATACGCCAATAAGAACATCGAGCCGCGTGCGGCCGCGATTCGCAAAGAACTGGAGGGCTAG